One part of the Schistocerca piceifrons isolate TAMUIC-IGC-003096 chromosome 7, iqSchPice1.1, whole genome shotgun sequence genome encodes these proteins:
- the LOC124804812 gene encoding RNA-binding protein MEX3B, producing MTECVPVPSSEHVAEIVGRQGCKIKALRAKTNTYIKTPVRGEEPVFVVTGRKEDVAKAKREILSAAEHFSQIRASRKSNLGGGGGGSGSAPPGPPAAVPGHVTIQVRVPYRVVGLVVGPKGATIKRIQHQTHTYIVTPSRDKEPVFEVTGLPDSVETARREIEAHIAMRTGGAAGAAVGVGGGVGGGHGALAGVGGVSVGSLVDDSPDLLASLYKSGLGSLFNYLDGGADASGLGGFHGPANGIGGGGIGVGGGAGISVGGGGVLPGGSASSVGSSSSSGAFSSCSSSSSSSSGGGGGRLGDLVSIWGSSAGSVGGSAGGGSTGSVGGSGSGGGSLERDEGLGDSPSFETAPTSIWSYGTTGLAGRPSPATSVSPDSAGGGNGGQVLPPVTSTTGGGVGAIVSTAVTTATGGGGGQSGRRDCVVCAEREVDAALVPCGHNLFCLDCASHVCERGDALCPACQLPVAQAIRIFS from the exons GGTGCAAGATCAAGGCACTGCGGGCCAAGACGAACACTTACATCAAGACACCCGTGAGGGGCGAAGAACCGGTGTTTGTTGTGACTGGCCGCAAGGAGGATGTGGCCAAAGCAAAGAGGGAGATCCTGTCTGCAGCAGAACACTTCTCGCAGATTCGTGCTTCGCGCAAGAGTAATCTTGGGGGCGGTGGGGGTGGGTCTGGCTCTGCACCCCCAGGACCCCCTGCTGCTGTGCCTGGGCATGTCACTATACAG GTTCGTGTGCCATACCGTGTTGTGGGCCTGGTGGTGGGCCCCAAAGGTGCCACAATCAAGCGTATCCAGCATCAGACGCACACATACATCGTGACACCATCTAGAGACAAAGAGCCCGTCTTTGAAGTTACGGGGCTGCCAGACAGCGTGGAAACGGCACGTCGGGAAATAGAGGCACACATTGCGATGCGCACTGGTGGCGCTGCCGGAGCAGCTGTAGGCGTCGGAGGTGGTGTCGGCGGTGGGCACGGTGCACTCGCCGGTGTCGGCGGTGTTTCTGTAGGCTCTCTGGTGGACGATTCGCCAGACCTGCTCGCCTCGCTGTATAAATCTGGCCTCGGCTCGCTCTTCAACTACCTTGACGGCGGTGCAGATGCGTCGGGCCTGGGCGGCTTCCACGGGCCGGCAAATGGAATTGGCGGTGGTGGCATTGGCGTCGGAGGTGGTGCCGGCATCAGTGTCGGGGGCGGTGGAGTCCTTCCCGGTGGGTCGGCTTCTTCAGTGGGCAGTTCCTCGTCCTCTGGTGCTTTCTCGTCATGTTCCAGCTCTAGCTCTTCCAGCAGTGGAGGTGGCGGCGGTCGTCTAGGAGACCTGGTGTCCATATGGGGTAGCAGTGCCGGCTCAGTCGGAGGCAGTGCCGGGGGTGGCAGCACGGGATCGGTGGGTGGCAGCGGCAGTGGAGGTGGTAGCCTCGAGCGAGACGAGGGTTTGGGCGATTCGCCGTCCTTCGAAACGGCGCCTACATCCATCTGGTCTTACGGCACGACGGGGCTGGCGGGGCGGCCTTCACCTGCTACGTCTGTGTCTCCCGACTCTGCCGGTGGAGGTAACGGCGGTCAAGTGCTGCCACCCGTGACCTCTACCACCGGAGGTGGTGTAGGTGCCATCGTGTCCACCGCAGTGACGACTGCCACAGGTGGCGGAGGTGGGCAGAGTGGACGGCGCGACTGTGTGGTGTGTGCGGAGCGCGAGGTGGATGCGGCACTGGTGCCGTGCGGTCACAACTTGTTTTGCCTGGACTGCGCGTCACACGTGTGTGAGCGTGGAGATGCGCTCTGCCCGGCGTGTCAGCTGCCAGTGGCGCAGGCCATCCGCATTTTTTCATAA